A genomic stretch from Rhodanobacter soli includes:
- a CDS encoding GNAT family N-acetyltransferase, protein MRSADPPNSTQNRGSGSGFHGLNSTVRENEVEPIIAADTNLRPCVPGDEASLALVGQATFLETFAGILAGTDIVAHCAQAHTAEIYREWLTDPRYALWLVESNPGNAPVGFMVVAPPQLPLPDTAGDLELKRIYLLGKFQGGGIGKRLVTTAVAHSIAAGARRLLLGVYARNQSAIAFYERAGFSKLGTRKFNVGGKDYDDNIMGMPLNT, encoded by the coding sequence GGGATCGGGCTTTCACGGCCTTAACTCAACTGTCCGCGAAAACGAGGTAGAACCCATCATTGCCGCTGATACCAATTTAAGACCTTGCGTTCCAGGCGATGAGGCCTCTCTTGCTCTCGTAGGCCAAGCCACGTTCCTGGAGACCTTTGCCGGCATCCTTGCTGGTACGGACATAGTCGCCCATTGCGCACAGGCTCATACCGCCGAGATCTATCGTGAGTGGTTGACGGATCCAAGGTACGCCTTGTGGCTGGTCGAGAGTAACCCTGGCAACGCGCCTGTCGGATTCATGGTTGTCGCGCCGCCACAACTGCCTCTACCGGACACAGCAGGAGACCTGGAGCTAAAGCGAATCTACTTGCTAGGCAAGTTTCAGGGCGGTGGTATCGGCAAGCGACTGGTTACAACTGCAGTGGCACACTCCATTGCCGCCGGCGCCAGGCGCCTGCTGCTCGGCGTTTACGCGCGCAACCAATCCGCCATTGCCTTCTATGAGCGCGCCGGCTTTAGCAAGCTCGGGACTCGCAAGTTCAACGTTGGTGGCAAAGACTATGATGACAACATCATGGGGATGCCGCTCAACACGTAA
- a CDS encoding GFA family protein: MNAKFGRSAMNYKGSCHCGRVAFEVEGEIEGALACNCSICQRKGSLLWFVPREKLHLLTPDDAASSYTFNKHAIKHRFCPVCGVHPYGEGTDPKGNAMAAINIRCIEGIDLSAIPVRHYDGRSV; this comes from the coding sequence ATGAACGCGAAATTCGGGAGGTCGGCAATGAACTACAAGGGAAGCTGCCACTGTGGCAGGGTCGCATTCGAGGTGGAAGGCGAGATCGAGGGCGCCCTGGCGTGCAACTGCTCGATTTGCCAGCGCAAGGGTTCGCTGCTCTGGTTCGTTCCGCGGGAGAAGCTTCATCTCCTCACGCCCGATGATGCGGCAAGCAGCTACACGTTCAACAAGCACGCCATCAAGCACAGGTTCTGCCCGGTCTGCGGCGTGCATCCGTACGGCGAAGGCACGGACCCGAAGGGCAATGCCATGGCTGCCATCAACATCCGTTGCATCGAGGGCATCGACCTTTCAGCCATCCCGGTCCGGCACTACGATGGCCGTTCGGTGTGA